In a single window of the Scyliorhinus torazame isolate Kashiwa2021f chromosome 2, sScyTor2.1, whole genome shotgun sequence genome:
- the tmem177 gene encoding transmembrane protein 177 isoform X2 yields the protein MASQFVRKLAVFASKHRIKLLAVSCGGLFVANAFCHVFPQRTYGKLYQAWSRGVPAQLSDKLQNTFQEVLKDAGVDSAPNYAAFSAFSFQPVSAGVPWLPAGAIVGIPANFNSSADEGKGITNRIVMINGRDVKWDSEVGKALRESLTFSSDAQKFAIAREIIYLQSNSPIIHSLVGSACLAGTYLTGVAAKQALGLYSGPLMLRGFYNLAVAAMGLVGYFLLSDAVSHWLDYRSDRRTATISKNYAEGGIEFYDKVLARNKTFRSLLGKKGVEMYATNGNLFPKHWFRLKHAPYTSRKEMIENTLKDCWM from the coding sequence ATGGCGAGCCAGTTTGTTAGGAAACTTGCTGTATTTGCCAGCAAGCATCGAATAAAGTTGCTGGCTGTTTCCTGTGGAGGGCTGTTTGTTGCCAATGCCTTCTGCCATGTTTTCCCCCAGCGGACATATGGAAAGTTGTACCAAGCTTGGTCAAGAGGGGTCCCTGCTCAACTCTCGGACAAATTGCAGAATACTTTTCAGGAGGTGCTTAAAGATGCTGGGGTGGACTCGGCACCAAATTACGCAGCGTTCTCTGCCTTCAGCTTTCAGCCAGTGAGTGCGGGTGTTCCTTGGCTACCAGCTGGTGCCATCGTTGGCATCCCTGCCAATTTCAATAGCTCAGCTGATGAGGGGAAAGGGATAACCAATCGAATTGTCATGATCAATGGCAGAGACGTCAAGTGGGACAGTGAGGTTGGAAAAGCCCTCCGAGAATCCCTCACCTTCTCCTCTGATGCACAGAAGTTTGCCATTGCGAGAGAGATTATATATTTACAGAGCAACAGCCCCATCATTCATTCACTGGTGGGATCAGCCTGTTTGGCGGGTACGTATCTGACTGGAGTGGCAGCAAAACAAGCCCTTGGCCTTTACTCTGGCCCTTTAATGTTGCGTGGCTTTTATAACCTGGCTGTAGCAGCAATGGGACTTGTGGGTTATTTTCTTCTTTCTGATGCAGTTAGTCACTGGCTTGACTACAGATCGGATCGCCGGACAGCTACAATATCAAAGAACTATGCAGAAGGCGGTATTGAGTTTTATGATAAAGTGCTTGCACGGAATAAAACGTTTCGTTCTCTCCTGGGCAAAAAAGGAGTGGAAATGTATGCAACCAATGGAAACCTGTTCCCAAAGCATTGGTTCAGACTAAAACATGCTCCATACACCTCCAGGAAAGAGATGATTGAAAATACTCTGAAGGATTGCTGGATGTAA
- the tmem177 gene encoding transmembrane protein 177 isoform X1, which translates to MAYLCIYLKHKWTLPYKQAPTYRWGMASQFVRKLAVFASKHRIKLLAVSCGGLFVANAFCHVFPQRTYGKLYQAWSRGVPAQLSDKLQNTFQEVLKDAGVDSAPNYAAFSAFSFQPVSAGVPWLPAGAIVGIPANFNSSADEGKGITNRIVMINGRDVKWDSEVGKALRESLTFSSDAQKFAIAREIIYLQSNSPIIHSLVGSACLAGTYLTGVAAKQALGLYSGPLMLRGFYNLAVAAMGLVGYFLLSDAVSHWLDYRSDRRTATISKNYAEGGIEFYDKVLARNKTFRSLLGKKGVEMYATNGNLFPKHWFRLKHAPYTSRKEMIENTLKDCWM; encoded by the exons atggcctacctctgcattTATCTAAAGCACAAGTGGACCCTGCCAT ATAAACAAGCTCCTACATACAGGTGGGGGATGGCGAGCCAGTTTGTTAGGAAACTTGCTGTATTTGCCAGCAAGCATCGAATAAAGTTGCTGGCTGTTTCCTGTGGAGGGCTGTTTGTTGCCAATGCCTTCTGCCATGTTTTCCCCCAGCGGACATATGGAAAGTTGTACCAAGCTTGGTCAAGAGGGGTCCCTGCTCAACTCTCGGACAAATTGCAGAATACTTTTCAGGAGGTGCTTAAAGATGCTGGGGTGGACTCGGCACCAAATTACGCAGCGTTCTCTGCCTTCAGCTTTCAGCCAGTGAGTGCGGGTGTTCCTTGGCTACCAGCTGGTGCCATCGTTGGCATCCCTGCCAATTTCAATAGCTCAGCTGATGAGGGGAAAGGGATAACCAATCGAATTGTCATGATCAATGGCAGAGACGTCAAGTGGGACAGTGAGGTTGGAAAAGCCCTCCGAGAATCCCTCACCTTCTCCTCTGATGCACAGAAGTTTGCCATTGCGAGAGAGATTATATATTTACAGAGCAACAGCCCCATCATTCATTCACTGGTGGGATCAGCCTGTTTGGCGGGTACGTATCTGACTGGAGTGGCAGCAAAACAAGCCCTTGGCCTTTACTCTGGCCCTTTAATGTTGCGTGGCTTTTATAACCTGGCTGTAGCAGCAATGGGACTTGTGGGTTATTTTCTTCTTTCTGATGCAGTTAGTCACTGGCTTGACTACAGATCGGATCGCCGGACAGCTACAATATCAAAGAACTATGCAGAAGGCGGTATTGAGTTTTATGATAAAGTGCTTGCACGGAATAAAACGTTTCGTTCTCTCCTGGGCAAAAAAGGAGTGGAAATGTATGCAACCAATGGAAACCTGTTCCCAAAGCATTGGTTCAGACTAAAACATGCTCCATACACCTCCAGGAAAGAGATGATTGAAAATACTCTGAAGGATTGCTGGATGTAA